A DNA window from Zingiber officinale cultivar Zhangliang chromosome 3A, Zo_v1.1, whole genome shotgun sequence contains the following coding sequences:
- the LOC122051077 gene encoding pentatricopeptide repeat-containing protein At2g13420, mitochondrial-like, producing MLRPKLAWVLHRRFFNPLPSPLLSPRFLSSSSEPTEVVTAPKPTPPQMEPSPDADSLAHLLIRHYNPFHAMESPLQLAGVGLSNPLVLQTLLRLRHASKVALGFFIWARDHAHYQHAADAYDLMVDILGRVRQFDVAWQLVIEMDQRGVGPSPRTFSVLIRRHVAAGLTRQAIRAFDDMEAFVGREPNGDEFKMLLDTLCKYGYPKIATELFNKRKYKYEPDEKTYTILVYGWCKVNRHDMAQRFLNEMVDQGLEPNVVTYNILLNGMCRRVSLHPDYRFDRTIQAAEGLLNQMRDRGIEPDVTSYSIILHVYSRAHKPELSLSVFHSMKDKGISPTIATYTSLIKCLASCGRLEDAEELLSEMMHHGICPTPATYNCFFKEYRGRKDADGAIKLYRKMKEMNPMGGPDIHTYNILLGMFSKLGRMQIIQEIWNDMGVTGIGPDLDSYTLLIHGLCEKQKWREACHFFMEMIEKGYLPQKITFETLYRGLIQSDMLRTWRRLKNKVEEEYLKFGAEFQQYHFKPYKR from the exons ATGCTCCGGCCGAAACTCGCCTGGGTTCTCCATCGTCGATTTTTCAACCCCCTCCCTTCGCCTCTCCTTTCTCCCcgcttcctctcttcctcttccgaACCCACTGAGGTGGTCACCGCACCGAAACCGACGCCGCCGCAGATGGAGCCCTCCCCCGACGCCGATTCCCTAGCCCATCTTCTTATCCGACACTACAACCCTTTTCACGCTATGGAGTCCCCTCTCCAGCTCGCCGGGGTCGGCCTATCCAACCCCCTCGTCCTCCAAACTCTCCTCCGCCTTCGCCACGCCTCCAAGGTCGCCCTCGGGTTCTTCATCTGGGCCCGCGACCATGCCCACTACCAGCATGCTGCAGATGCGTACGACCTCATGGTCGATATCCTTGGAAGAGTCCGCCAGTTCGACGTTGCGTGGCAGCTAGTCATTGAGATGGACCAGCGCGGCGTAGGGCCGTCGCCGAGGACGTTTTCTGTCTTAATCCGTCGGCACGTAGCTGCCGGACTGACGAGGCAGGCCATCAGGGCCTTCGACGACATGGAAGCGTTTGTGGGGAGGGAGCCCAATGGAGACGAATTCAAGATGCTACTTGACACCCTCTGCAAGTACGGCTACCCTAAG ATTGCAACAGAGCTAttcaataaaaggaaatataagtATGAGCCTGATGAAAAGACATATACGATACTGGTCTATGGTTGGTGTAAAGTAAACCGACATGACATGGCGCAGCGATTTTTAAATGAAATGGTTGATCAAGGGTTAGAACCAAATGTGGTCACATATAATATTCTGCTGAATGGGATGTGTAGGAGGGTTAGCTTACATCCGGATTACCGGTTTGATAGAACGATCCAAGCTGCTGAGGGCCTTTTAAATCAGATGCGTGACAGAGGCATTGAACCAGATGTCACCAGCTATTCTATTATCCTTCATGTTTACAGTCGAGCCCATAAACCAGAATTATCACTTAGTGTGTTTCACTCGATGAAAGATAAAGGAATTTCCCCAACTATAGCAACATACACGTCACTAATCAAGTGTCTTGCTTCATGTGGAAGACTAGAAGATGCTGAGGAATTGCTTAGTGAGATGATGCATCATGGAATCTGCCCTACTCCAGCTACATATAATTGTTTTTTCAAGGAGTATCGAGGAAGGAAAGATGCGGATGGTGCTATAAAACTGTATAGGAAGATGAAGGAAATGAACCCAATGGGTGGTCCAGATATTCATACATATAATATATTACTTGGAATGTTTTCAAAATTAGGTCGCATGCAGATTATCCAAGAAATATGGAATGATATGGGTGTTACTGGTATTGGACCTGACTTGGATTCCTATACTTTATTGATTCATGGTTTGTGTGAGAAGCAAAAATGGAGGGAAGCTTGTCATTTTTTCATGGAAATGATAGAGAAAGGGTATCTTCCACAGAAGATCACATTTGAGACTTTGTACCGTGGACTGATACAGTCAGATATGTTGAGGACTTGGAGGAGATTAAAGAATAAGGTTGAAGAAGAATATCTAAAGTTTGGTGCTGAGTTTCAACAATATCACTTCAAACCTTATAAGAGATAA